One window of the Salminus brasiliensis chromosome 1, fSalBra1.hap2, whole genome shotgun sequence genome contains the following:
- the mtdhb gene encoding uncharacterized protein mtdhb isoform X1 → MALSWAERAEQMVFSLGEMLGLEAAAPLALWPAGVLLLSVGLGLVLTLLLLGLHRPGAAKEKRGTAEDTALEAGRAGKAEEPRKRSRKKAGERKLQRNGLAVEPQEEVKPAELRSPDPAEPKADKAKKNKKKPKAPAKEAKSAPSERRELDEAGAWETKVSNREKRQQRRKDKGAGGDESGSPGGVEPSVSVSSTAQPIIPPDEPKVTTPPTPTNKKNTTNTTSTTSRTTTTTTTTTSKNTTRTSSSSSSNNTTPASAAQRKEEPPTADVPHAVVPVDIHPAASSEIRVSPGWEEVLNMNGSGWREFGAPVQLDSSSGLSSERQDRHSAWTHDMEGSWTIVDSSNIPVSFPGLPAAAVEAQAVPDLTWPCQPPVDDEWSELNSDWREPSEEWGHYEDQPPQSAVDTQLPPAEPQESDPEKDKDDPTAPGSGKAKKKKKRKKKPEEGGAAAQVEVEVGVAKDQNTAGNVLPKTVREQESMAPAGPPRAAVKAAESAEASVRSTAAPPAQKKPEESWESPKQVKKKKARRET, encoded by the exons ATGGCGCTGAGCTGGGCGGAAAGGGCCGAGCAGATGGTGTTTTCTTTGGGGGAAATGCTGGGGCTGGAGGCCGCGGCGCCTCTGGCCCTGTGGCCGGCCGGAGTGCTGCTCTTGTCGGTTGGCCTGGGGCTGGTCctcacgctgctgctgctggggctCCACAGGCCCGGAGCAGCGAAGGAAAAGAGGGGAACGGCCGAAGACACCGCGCTGGAGGCGGGCCGGGCCGGGAAGGCCGAGGAACCGAGGAAGAGGAGCAGAAAGAAAGCGGGGGAGAGG AAGCTTCAGAGGAACGGTCTCGCCGTCGAACCACAGGAAGAAGTGAAGCCGGCGGAGCTCCGGAGTCCGGATCCGGCCGAGCCTAAAGCAGATAAG GCcaagaagaacaagaaaaagCCCAAAGCTCCAGCAAAAGAAGCTAAATCTGCCCCTTCAGAGCGCAGAGAGCTGGATGAAG CTGGAGCCTGGGAGACGAAGGTCAGTAACCGTGAGAAGCGCCAGCAGAGGAGGAAGGATAAAGGAGCAGGAGGTGACGAATCGGGAAGTCCTGGAGGAGTGGAGCCCAGCGTCAGTGTTTCAAGCACTGCACAGCCCATAATACCTCCAGATGAACCAAAAGTCACCACCCCGCCGACCCCCACCAACAAGaaaaacaccactaacaccaccagcaccaccagcaggaccaccaccaccaccaccactactaccagtAAAAACACCACCAGgacaagcagcagcagcagcagcaacaacaccaccCCTGCCTCTGCAGCCCAGAGAAAAG AAGAGCCTCCTACAGCTGACGTCCCTCATGCTGTCGTTCCAGTAGACATACATCCAGCTgcgtcttctgaaatcaggg TGTCTCCTGGCTGGGAGGAGGTTCTGAACATGAACGGGTCCGGCTGGAGAGAGTTCGGAGCTCCGGTTCAGCTGGACAGCTCCAGCGGCCTGAGCTCGGAGCGGCAGGACAGACACAGCGCCTGGACGCACGACATGGAAG GCTCGTGGACGATCGTGGACAGCTCTAATATCCCAGTCTCCTTCCCTGGACTGCCCGCAG cagctGTTGAAGCTCAGGCTGTTCCGGACCTTACCTGGCCCTGCCAGCCTCCGGTGGACGACGAATGGTCTGAACTGA ACTCTGACTGGAGGGAGCCGTCTGAGGAGTGGGGTCATTACGAGGATCAGCCACCGCAGAGCGCTGTGGACACCCAGCTGCCGCCAGCCGAGCCGCAG GAGTCTGATCCTGAAAAGGACAAGGACGACCCGACTGCCCCCGGCAGCGGCAAagccaagaagaagaagaagaggaagaagaaaccAGAGGAGGGTGGAGCTGCTGCTCAG GTGGAGGTAgaagtgggtgtggctaaagACCAGAACACTGCAGGGAACGTTTTGCCTAAAACAGTCAGA gaGCAGGAGAGCATGGCCCCAGCTGGTCCTCCCCGAGCTGCTGTGAAAGCAGCTGAATCGGCTGAAGCTTCAGTCAGGAGCACGGCGGCTCCACCTGCACAGA AAAAGCCTGAGGAGAGCTGGGAGTCCCCGAAGcaggtgaagaagaagaaggcccGGAGAGAAACGTGA
- the mtdhb gene encoding uncharacterized protein mtdhb isoform X2 has translation MALSWAERAEQMVFSLGEMLGLEAAAPLALWPAGVLLLSVGLGLVLTLLLLGLHRPGAAKEKRGTAEDTALEAGRAGKAEEPRKRSRKKAGERKLQRNGLAVEPQEEVKPAELRSPDPAEPKADKAKKNKKKPKAPAKEAKSAPSERRELDEAGAWETKVSNREKRQQRRKDKGAGGDESGSPGGVEPSVSVSSTAQPIIPPDEPKVTTPPTPTNKKNTTNTTSTTSRTTTTTTTTTSKNTTRTSSSSSSNNTTPASAAQRKEEPPTADVPHAVVPVDIHPAASSEIRVSPGWEEVLNMNGSGWREFGAPVQLDSSSGLSSERQDRHSAWTHDMEGSWTIVDSSNIPVSFPGLPAAVEAQAVPDLTWPCQPPVDDEWSELNSDWREPSEEWGHYEDQPPQSAVDTQLPPAEPQESDPEKDKDDPTAPGSGKAKKKKKRKKKPEEGGAAAQVEVEVGVAKDQNTAGNVLPKTVREQESMAPAGPPRAAVKAAESAEASVRSTAAPPAQKKPEESWESPKQVKKKKARRET, from the exons ATGGCGCTGAGCTGGGCGGAAAGGGCCGAGCAGATGGTGTTTTCTTTGGGGGAAATGCTGGGGCTGGAGGCCGCGGCGCCTCTGGCCCTGTGGCCGGCCGGAGTGCTGCTCTTGTCGGTTGGCCTGGGGCTGGTCctcacgctgctgctgctggggctCCACAGGCCCGGAGCAGCGAAGGAAAAGAGGGGAACGGCCGAAGACACCGCGCTGGAGGCGGGCCGGGCCGGGAAGGCCGAGGAACCGAGGAAGAGGAGCAGAAAGAAAGCGGGGGAGAGG AAGCTTCAGAGGAACGGTCTCGCCGTCGAACCACAGGAAGAAGTGAAGCCGGCGGAGCTCCGGAGTCCGGATCCGGCCGAGCCTAAAGCAGATAAG GCcaagaagaacaagaaaaagCCCAAAGCTCCAGCAAAAGAAGCTAAATCTGCCCCTTCAGAGCGCAGAGAGCTGGATGAAG CTGGAGCCTGGGAGACGAAGGTCAGTAACCGTGAGAAGCGCCAGCAGAGGAGGAAGGATAAAGGAGCAGGAGGTGACGAATCGGGAAGTCCTGGAGGAGTGGAGCCCAGCGTCAGTGTTTCAAGCACTGCACAGCCCATAATACCTCCAGATGAACCAAAAGTCACCACCCCGCCGACCCCCACCAACAAGaaaaacaccactaacaccaccagcaccaccagcaggaccaccaccaccaccaccactactaccagtAAAAACACCACCAGgacaagcagcagcagcagcagcaacaacaccaccCCTGCCTCTGCAGCCCAGAGAAAAG AAGAGCCTCCTACAGCTGACGTCCCTCATGCTGTCGTTCCAGTAGACATACATCCAGCTgcgtcttctgaaatcaggg TGTCTCCTGGCTGGGAGGAGGTTCTGAACATGAACGGGTCCGGCTGGAGAGAGTTCGGAGCTCCGGTTCAGCTGGACAGCTCCAGCGGCCTGAGCTCGGAGCGGCAGGACAGACACAGCGCCTGGACGCACGACATGGAAG GCTCGTGGACGATCGTGGACAGCTCTAATATCCCAGTCTCCTTCCCTGGACTGCCCGCAG ctGTTGAAGCTCAGGCTGTTCCGGACCTTACCTGGCCCTGCCAGCCTCCGGTGGACGACGAATGGTCTGAACTGA ACTCTGACTGGAGGGAGCCGTCTGAGGAGTGGGGTCATTACGAGGATCAGCCACCGCAGAGCGCTGTGGACACCCAGCTGCCGCCAGCCGAGCCGCAG GAGTCTGATCCTGAAAAGGACAAGGACGACCCGACTGCCCCCGGCAGCGGCAAagccaagaagaagaagaagaggaagaagaaaccAGAGGAGGGTGGAGCTGCTGCTCAG GTGGAGGTAgaagtgggtgtggctaaagACCAGAACACTGCAGGGAACGTTTTGCCTAAAACAGTCAGA gaGCAGGAGAGCATGGCCCCAGCTGGTCCTCCCCGAGCTGCTGTGAAAGCAGCTGAATCGGCTGAAGCTTCAGTCAGGAGCACGGCGGCTCCACCTGCACAGA AAAAGCCTGAGGAGAGCTGGGAGTCCCCGAAGcaggtgaagaagaagaaggcccGGAGAGAAACGTGA